A window of bacterium genomic DNA:
GCGCCCGCCGGCGAGCGCGCCTTCCCCGCTGCGCCTCGTGCCAGCCCGACCCAGCGGCTGGCGCCTCGTTTTCTCGACCTCGCCAACGACCTCTCGACACCGCCAGCTAGTTCCTACGTTTTATTGGGAGTTCGTAGAAGGCGCGACGACCTCCGCGGCACGCCTCGGCCCAGCAGCGTACGAACCGCCGGGGCCGATTCCCGGCGACGCCGGGTCCGACGCTCGTGCTCGGAGGAGGCCCCCGTGACCCGGTGGATCGCGTACAGCGTCGGCGTGGCCCTACTGCTGGGCGCCGCCGCCTGGGCGGCCGAAGCGGCGCTTCGCGCCGTGGGGAGGCCCGCGCGCGGCGGCGAGCGCCGGCGTCGCGGCGCCCGCGCTGATCGCCGCGGTGTGCGCGGAGTCGCCCGCGGAGCCGGAGGTCAGGGCCAACGCCGCCGAGCCGCCCGCCATGAGCGTGGCCGAGGGCCAGACGAGTCCTTTCGATGCAGTGCCGTCCAGTCACGCCCTGGACTCTTCCCGGATCCGTCTGCTGGCCGCATTGCCAGCCCATGCGGATGAGCCGTTCTTCAGCGGACAACGCGCGGTGAACGGGGTGATCAACGCGGAAATCACGTCCGAGCAGATCCCGATCTGCGCGGACCGGTGTACCTGATGCGCATCGAAGGCACGGAGAGCGTGTGGATCGAGGGCGGCAAGATCCGCTTCGGAACCAACCGCATCACCGTGATGCTGGCTCCCGGCGTCCTCCGCCGGCTCGGCTCGGAGGGCGGCTGGACGTTGGAGGCAGGCTCGCTGATCCTCGAACGGTGAGAAGCGCGCGGCAGAACGCGTGCGGCGCGCCGACGAGGAGCGCCGGCGCCACCGCGCCGCGCCCCTCCGTATCGTCGATTCCCATACTCCGACGGAGATGCCGGAGCCGCGATTCACCAACCGCGAGCTGGACATCATGAGCGTGCTGTGGGAGCTGGGCGAGGCGACCGTGGCCGAGGTGCGCGATGCGCTGGGCGAGGACATCGCCTACACCACGGTCCAGACGCAGCTCCGATTGCTCGAGCTGAAGGGCGCGGTCGCGCACCGCAAGGAAGGGCGCCAGTACGTCCACCGCGCGAAGGTCGCGCCCGAGGCCGCAGGTAAGGGCCTACTGGACCGCATCCTCCGCCGCATCTACCAGGACTCGCCGCTCAAGCTCATGACCCACCTGGTCTCGGACCTCGACATCCCCGAGGACGAACTCCGCGCGATGCGCGACCTGCTCGAGGAGCGCTTGCGGAAGCAACGCGAGGAATGAGGACGCAGGCGCGAGCGGGCCTCACGCCGACCCGCTGCACCTGCGAAGCCGGTGGGGCGGAGGGTTCGACGGTGTCTTCGCCCGGATCCCTTCGACCTCCGCCAGCACCTCGCCGGTCTCGCCGCCGTAACCGCGGCCCATGATGGGCCCACTCTCATCGGCGCGCGGCTCGTGCGGCTTGCGCCCTCCGCCAGCGTGTCGTGGTCCGAGATGGCCGGGAAGTGGTGGCCGGCGCGGCGGTACCCGTCCACGATCATCTCGGGGCCGTGGCGGCTCCGTCATCGCGCCTCCCCCGGTCCTGGTCACCGGATGTAGTAGCCCGACAGCCGCCACTCCCCATCCGCCTCCCGCTGCATTGTCACCGTCTCCACCCCGTTCCGCTTGCGTTCGAACGTCGTGGCGTATTCCAGGACGACGTACTCCCCGTCAGGTGCGCCGGGCAGCTCCGTCGTGTACGTGCCGGACCGGAACGTCCGCGACACCGCCCTACCCACCGGGAGCTGCGCGCGCTCCAGCGACTCCCGCCACTTCTCCTCGCTCACCATGCGTCGGAACAGCTCCGATGCCCGGCGCCACGCCTCATGGGCGTCCCCTCTGTCCACCCACGCCAGCCACGCCTCGGCCGCCGCTCGCGCCTCGTCCACCTGCCCGTCGTGTTCGTTCATGGCGCACCTCCAGCGGTGCTGGCCACATAAGCGCGTCCGGACGGCCCGTGTCAAGCGCCGCGGCCCCCACACGGCCCGGGCCGCCGTGCGCCGCCCCGCTGCCGCGCGCCCGGGCGCCGGGGCTCGGTCCCGAGGCGCCCGCGCGCCGCTCGGGACCACGGCCGCGGATCCCGTCCCCGCTTCG
This region includes:
- a CDS encoding BlaI family transcriptional regulator, with protein sequence MPEPRFTNRELDIMSVLWELGEATVAEVRDALGEDIAYTTVQTQLRLLELKGAVAHRKEGRQYVHRAKVAPEAAGKGLLDRILRRIYQDSPLKLMTHLVSDLDIPEDELRAMRDLLEERLRKQREE